The following proteins are co-located in the Pseudanabaena sp. BC1403 genome:
- a CDS encoding HdeD family acid-resistance protein, whose translation MSVTEYDDTDEQAIGSKWVTAIAIVMIVLGIIAIVFPFFATIASTVLFGWLFILAGISQIAYAFQSRGTGQFVWKIILGLLYLLSGIFVMLNPLEGAVAFTIVLGITIFLQGMIQVSLAFQMRWISFNWGWMLASGLMGIIFGIFIWSSSPLRAVWFIGTLIGINLLFDGIWMLTLHSGEKITISREI comes from the coding sequence ATGAGCGTTACTGAATACGACGATACTGATGAGCAAGCTATTGGCTCTAAATGGGTAACGGCGATCGCGATCGTGATGATTGTGTTAGGTATTATTGCGATCGTATTTCCCTTCTTCGCTACCATCGCTTCAACTGTTCTATTCGGTTGGTTATTTATCCTTGCTGGAATTTCCCAAATAGCTTATGCCTTTCAATCCAGAGGTACAGGTCAATTCGTCTGGAAAATAATTTTAGGCTTATTGTATCTCCTGTCTGGAATTTTCGTAATGTTAAATCCTCTGGAAGGAGCTGTTGCTTTCACCATAGTGTTGGGCATTACCATCTTCTTGCAAGGCATGATTCAGGTATCGCTCGCTTTTCAAATGCGTTGGATCTCTTTTAATTGGGGATGGATGCTTGCGAGTGGACTCATGGGCATCATTTTCGGTATTTTTATTTGGTCTAGCTCTCCGCTTCGCGCCGTTTGGTTCATTGGCACTCTAATTGGAATAAATCTCTTGTTTGATGGAATTTGGATGCTCACTTTACATTCAGGCGAGAAGATTACTATTTCACGTGAGATATAG
- a CDS encoding Dps family protein gives MPTNSSLSNIPIDCSQPVLHQQGQEIQSFGTIRNLPIALASTVRFESCRHLNQVLADSIILYSLYKKHHWLMRGNTFYQLHLLLDKHANEQLKLIDMLGERVQTLGGVAIADPRHVAEVTRIERPPNGVEEIPVMLSRLLEGHELILREVREGIAQTAANHDHGTNDLLVSDVLRTNETQVWFIAEHLVDTPLVRS, from the coding sequence ATGCCAACCAATTCTTCCCTCTCAAATATTCCGATAGATTGCAGTCAGCCTGTTTTGCATCAGCAAGGACAAGAAATTCAGTCGTTTGGAACTATTCGCAACTTACCGATCGCTTTAGCTAGCACGGTTCGATTTGAGAGTTGTAGACATCTCAACCAAGTTCTTGCTGATAGCATTATTCTCTATAGCCTCTACAAAAAACATCATTGGCTAATGCGTGGCAACACATTTTATCAATTACATCTTTTACTCGATAAACATGCAAATGAGCAACTTAAGCTGATTGATATGTTGGGCGAACGAGTGCAAACTTTAGGTGGTGTAGCGATCGCTGATCCGCGCCATGTTGCCGAAGTGACAAGGATTGAGCGTCCTCCTAATGGTGTGGAAGAAATTCCCGTCATGTTGTCTCGCTTGCTAGAAGGTCATGAGTTAATCCTGCGTGAAGTCCGAGAAGGAATTGCTCAAACTGCGGCAAATCACGATCATGGAACTAATGACTTGCTAGTTAGTGATGTTCTACGAACAAATGAAACTCAGGTATGGTTTATAGCCGAACACCTAGTTGATACACCGCTAGTTCGCAGCTAA
- a CDS encoding NAD(P)/FAD-dependent oxidoreductase, translated as MSNTLDKIAEVPQRLIAPEPLPTLILGGGFTGLFTALHLSHQQYTTPTILIDREWNFIFKPLLYEFLSGEMNIQFIRHRYDDLLHKSGIAFIRDEVQSIDLQKRQVSLASGLHYTYSNLVLSLGSVAGYFGVKGARENALAFRTSEDAIALAWKLRDCLQQATQTSEPQQKKSLLTIAILGAGCTGVELAATLADLLPDWYSPLGGDIADIRIVVIQRGKQILKGDSDRLRQTAQEALQKRTISVDVMLETSVIEIRPNVVVLKRNNRINDQIEELAAATIIWTTGIVINPLIDTLSLPEGGRDKQGRLKLTDTLQLIDFPEVFAGGDCTVMEHPLPATAQVAYQQGAAIAHNLQALSEGHSPIAFEVGMRGTLMKLGLSDGVAEIYDRYEVKGNLGHLIRQAAYLQLLPTPARNFKATIEWLSDEMFHCVAGL; from the coding sequence ATGTCGAATACTTTAGACAAAATAGCAGAAGTCCCTCAACGATTAATTGCTCCCGAACCACTGCCAACTTTAATTTTAGGCGGCGGATTCACAGGTTTATTCACCGCATTACATTTGAGTCATCAGCAATACACAACTCCAACAATTCTGATCGATCGCGAATGGAATTTTATCTTTAAGCCGCTATTGTATGAGTTTCTCAGTGGTGAGATGAACATACAATTTATCCGTCACCGCTATGACGATCTTCTACATAAAAGTGGCATTGCCTTCATTCGCGATGAGGTGCAATCGATTGACTTACAAAAGCGTCAAGTTAGCTTAGCCTCTGGCTTGCATTACACCTATAGTAATTTAGTGCTGTCCCTCGGATCTGTAGCGGGTTACTTCGGAGTTAAAGGAGCTAGAGAAAACGCTTTAGCATTTCGTACCAGTGAGGATGCGATCGCCTTAGCTTGGAAACTACGCGATTGTTTGCAACAAGCTACCCAAACTTCAGAACCACAGCAGAAAAAAAGCTTATTAACCATTGCCATCCTCGGCGCAGGATGTACAGGTGTGGAATTAGCGGCAACTCTTGCTGATCTATTGCCAGATTGGTACAGTCCATTAGGTGGAGATATTGCCGATATTCGGATAGTCGTAATTCAACGGGGTAAACAGATTCTCAAAGGTGACAGCGATCGCTTACGTCAGACTGCTCAAGAAGCCTTGCAAAAACGCACAATATCTGTAGATGTGATGCTAGAAACTTCGGTAATTGAGATTCGTCCAAATGTAGTCGTTCTCAAACGAAATAACCGAATTAATGACCAAATAGAAGAACTTGCTGCCGCGACAATTATTTGGACGACAGGAATTGTCATAAATCCGCTCATAGATACCTTATCTCTTCCTGAAGGCGGTCGAGACAAGCAGGGACGACTCAAACTAACCGATACTTTACAACTTATCGACTTTCCAGAAGTATTTGCAGGTGGTGATTGTACTGTAATGGAACATCCTTTACCAGCCACCGCACAAGTAGCTTATCAACAAGGAGCAGCGATCGCACATAATTTGCAAGCACTTTCTGAAGGTCACTCACCAATTGCGTTTGAGGTAGGGATGCGAGGCACTCTCATGAAACTTGGCTTAAGCGATGGTGTCGCAGAAATATACGATCGCTATGAGGTGAAGGGTAATCTCGGTCATTTAATTCGTCAGGCAGCCTACCTTCAGTTATTACCAACTCCTGCACGCAACTTTAAGGCAACTATTGAATGGTTGTCCGATGAGATGTTCCATTGCGTTGCTGGATTATGA
- a CDS encoding ferrochelatase has protein sequence MIIYEAAEAIENHNSDLNETTPRDCVAVLLAGYGEVESFRELSLYNQAATKYIASQFLPIPKWLYPIAGKLLALQDLYSFGVKHHHFISPENKIFEKQRLGLAEQLASQWGDSVQVFKGFYFCQPFLQDVVTNIIEQGFQNLLIYPLLVVDSAFTGKIAIEQVNEVIASTAPENDPNHSIFKAIRYIPAFATEPAYIDLMVRQIRETLNQSPSLFFESRIGIVLTVHGGPERAQGLLTGVIDGQELYDRVQAQLQHQYPLISIGWVNHDMPFIQWSQPDLKQAAKSLITAGAQTILFKPLGWVTDNYETILEVDDAIQSLQRQYPTVTYTKLGCVNDDPDFLKILAAWANPQIEAMLSVPQHKGYQQISRV, from the coding sequence ATGATTATTTATGAAGCTGCCGAAGCCATCGAAAACCATAATAGTGATTTGAATGAGACAACACCACGCGATTGCGTGGCAGTTTTGCTTGCAGGATATGGCGAAGTGGAATCTTTTCGCGAACTGAGTCTGTATAATCAAGCTGCGACTAAGTACATTGCATCACAGTTTTTGCCAATTCCCAAATGGCTATATCCTATTGCTGGCAAACTTCTTGCTCTTCAAGATTTGTATAGTTTTGGTGTTAAGCATCATCATTTTATATCGCCCGAAAATAAGATTTTCGAGAAACAACGTTTGGGACTTGCCGAGCAGTTAGCATCCCAATGGGGCGATTCTGTGCAAGTATTCAAAGGCTTCTATTTCTGTCAGCCATTTTTGCAAGATGTAGTCACAAATATAATTGAGCAAGGCTTTCAGAACTTGCTCATCTATCCTTTATTAGTGGTTGACTCTGCTTTTACGGGTAAAATCGCTATCGAGCAAGTCAATGAAGTTATTGCCTCAACTGCACCTGAGAATGACCCAAATCATTCAATCTTTAAAGCAATTCGCTATATTCCTGCCTTTGCAACGGAGCCTGCTTACATCGATCTGATGGTGCGTCAGATTAGAGAAACTTTAAATCAATCTCCCAGTCTCTTTTTTGAGTCCCGAATTGGAATTGTTTTAACGGTTCATGGAGGTCCTGAAAGGGCGCAGGGACTATTAACGGGGGTGATTGATGGGCAAGAACTGTACGATCGCGTCCAAGCACAATTACAACATCAATATCCACTGATCTCCATCGGTTGGGTGAATCATGATATGCCTTTTATTCAATGGTCACAGCCCGATCTCAAACAAGCGGCAAAAAGCTTGATTACAGCAGGCGCTCAAACAATTCTATTTAAACCACTCGGCTGGGTGACGGATAATTATGAAACTATTCTTGAAGTAGATGATGCGATTCAATCTTTGCAACGTCAATACCCGACAGTGACTTACACAAAACTCGGCTGTGTCAATGACGATCCTGATTTTCTGAAAATATTAGCAGCATGGGCAAATCCGCAAATTGAAGCAATGCTGTCAGTTCCACAACATAAGGGATATCAGCAAATTAGTAGGGTCTGA
- a CDS encoding ZIP family metal transporter, producing MPEFLFALTLSALPVISNFIGAMIAEALPLSKQTLGLALHAAAGVLLAIASTELIPKVVIAKPVWTTILSLFLGGAFFVWVNQLLNLSKNRLRGIDRSTVSWVIFLSIAIDLFGDGLMIGTGITIAPHLGVVVASSRVVAHIPEGFVTNAGFKSQNLPRRERFLLLAAFIIPVWLGTTLGYWGLRGQEELPKLIVLAFTTGALMVAIAEEIIPEAHQTQDSNWSMLVFIGSFALSMMFSAYLE from the coding sequence ATGCCAGAATTTTTATTCGCTCTGACATTGTCAGCTTTGCCAGTTATTAGTAACTTCATTGGTGCAATGATTGCTGAAGCGTTACCATTATCCAAACAAACATTAGGGCTTGCCTTACATGCGGCGGCGGGAGTGTTGCTGGCGATCGCCTCTACAGAACTAATCCCTAAAGTCGTTATTGCTAAACCAGTATGGACAACTATTTTATCGTTGTTTTTAGGTGGCGCTTTTTTTGTGTGGGTTAATCAGCTTCTCAACTTAAGCAAGAATCGACTGCGCGGCATCGATCGCAGTACTGTAAGTTGGGTGATTTTTCTGAGCATAGCGATCGATTTGTTTGGCGATGGCTTAATGATTGGCACTGGCATAACGATCGCACCTCATTTGGGCGTAGTAGTTGCCTCATCGCGAGTCGTGGCACATATTCCCGAAGGATTTGTAACCAATGCAGGATTTAAGAGTCAAAATTTACCCAGAAGAGAGCGATTTTTATTACTGGCGGCGTTTATTATTCCTGTTTGGTTGGGTACAACGCTTGGCTATTGGGGATTACGTGGACAAGAAGAACTTCCTAAATTGATTGTACTTGCTTTTACAACTGGCGCTTTGATGGTAGCGATCGCGGAAGAAATCATTCCTGAAGCGCATCAAACTCAAGATTCTAACTGGTCTATGTTGGTGTTCATTGGGAGTTTTGCGCTATCAATGATGTTCTCTGCTTATCTTGAATAA